CGATGTGAGCCATGATGCCGATGTTGCGGACCTTCTTCAGGTCAGTGAGCACCTCTTGTTGTGCCACGGTGTTTCCCCTTAAGTGGTTGCTTCTGGAAGTAGTGCTTACCAGCGGTAGTGGGCGAAGGCCTTGTTGGCCTCTGCCATCTTGTGGGTGTCCTCACGGCGCTTCACGGCCGCCCCGAGACCGTTGGACGCATCCAGGATCTCGTTCATCAGACGCTCGGTCATCGTCTTCTCGCGGCGGTCCTTGGAGTAGCCGACCAGCCAGCGCAGCGCGAGGGCCGTCGCACGGCCGGGCTTGACCTCCACGGGCACCTGATAGGTGGCGCCGCCGACGCGGCGGGAGCGGACCTCCAGCGCGGGACGGATGTTGTCCATCGCGGTCTTCAGGGTCTCCACGGCGTTCTCGCCGGTCTTTGCGGCGACGCCGTCGAGAGCACCGTAGACGATGCGCTCAGCGGTGGACTTCTTGCCGTCGATCAGCACTTTGTTGATCAGCTGGGTGACCAGCGGGGAGCCGTGGACCGGGTCCTGGACGAGGGGGCGCTTGGGCGCGGGTCCCTTACGAGGCATTACTTCTTCTCCTTCTTCGCGCCGTAGCGGCTGCGGGCCTGGCCGCGACCCTTGACACCCTGGGTGTCGAGGGCTCCGCGGACGATCTTGTAGCGCACACCGGGGAGGTCCTTCACACGGCCGCCGCGGACCAGCACGATGGAGTGCTCCTGGAGGTTGTGGCCCTCACCAGGGATGTACGCGGTGACCTCGACCCCGCCGCCGAGGCGCACACGGGCGACCTTGCGGAGTGCGGAGTTCGGCTTCTTGGGGGTGGTGGTGTACACGCGGGTACAGACGCCGCGGCGCATGGGGCTGCCCTTCAGGGCAGGGGTTGCGTTCTTGGTGGGCTTGGGCTGACGGCCCTTGCGCACCAGCTGCTGAATAGTAGGCACTATCTGTTCTCCATTGGTTCAGAGGTTTATGGCCGTGCCGGCCGGGTCACGTCTCTGCGCAGGGGAGGCCTGCCGGTGCTCTCCTGTCTGGGTGCAGACACAAAAACATGTGGCATTCGTTGCGCACCTTCCCCGCAACCCGGACCGAGTCCTTTGCCACACAGAAACAATCAGGTCAACGATACCAGGTCCGTGTGTTGATGCGCGAACGGCGGGGGCCTTCTCCCAGCCCGGTCCTCATGGTGCGCCTTCGGCGCCGCGCACAAGGACTGCTCCGGCTGGGATTCGGCCCCCGCCATCACGGGGAAGCGAAGACTACCGGCTCACCGGAAGTCGACGTCGGTGTTGTACTCCTCGAGCGGGATCGCGTGGAACTCCGCGTCCCCCTCAGCTCCGGCGTAGTCGAAGCTGGAGCCGTACATGGAAGGCCCGGTGAACAGGTTCTCCTTCGCCTCCTCAGTAGGCTCCACCTCGGTCTGCACGTAACGGTCCAGCCCGGTCCCGGCAGGGATGAGCTTACCGATGATGACATTCTCCTTGAGCCCGACCAGCGGGTCAGACTTGCCCTCCATGGCCGCCTGGGTGAGAACCCGGGTGGTCTCCTGGAAGGAGGCTGCCGACAGCCACGAATCGGTGGCCAAGGAGGCCTTGGTGATGCCCATCAGCTCGTCACGGCCGGATGCTGGCCTGCGCTCCGCCTGGAAGGCTGCCTTGTTGGCGGCCTGGAAACGGAACCTGTCAGCCAGCTCACCCGGAAGCAGGTCAGTCTCCCCCGACTCGATGACGGTGATGCGGCGCAGCATCTGACGGACGATGACCTCGACATGCTTGTCGTGGATGTCCACACCCTGAGACTGGTAGACCTCCTGCACCTCGGCGACCAGGAACTTCTGAGCCGCACGGGGGCCGAGCACACGGAGAACCTGCTTGGGGTCCACCGAACCGCGGGTCAGCTGGGTCCCGACCTCCACGTGGACGGTCTGGTCCATGTTCTCGCCGAGTTCGATCAGCAGGGTGGCGCGGCGCAGGATCGGGTAGACCTGCTCCTCCCCACCGTCATCCGGGGTGAGCACCAGGCGAGCCTGCTTCTCGTCCTCCTCGAAGCGCACCCTGCCTGAGGACTCCGCGATCGGAGCCACACCCTTCGGGGAGCGAGCCTCGAAGAGCTCCTGGATACGAGGCAGACCCTGGGTGATGTCGTCCGCTGAGGCGACACCGCCGGAGTGGAAGGTACGCATGGTCAGCTGCGTGCCGGGCTCACCGATGGACTGTGCCGCGATGATGCCGACCGCCTCGCCGACGTCGACCCGGGAGCCGGATGCCATGGACCGCCCGTAGCAGGCCGCGCAAGTGCCTACCGGCGCTTCGCAGGTCAGGACGGAGCGGACCTTGATGGTCTTCACGCCGTCCTCGAACAGCTTGCTGATCAGCACGTCGCCCAGCTCGGCGCCCGCCGAAGCCAGCACCTCGCCGTTCTCATCGGCGACGGTCTCAGCCAGCGTCCGGGCATAGGCCGAGGTCTCAACCATGTCATGCAGCTCAAACTCCACGCCCTCGGCGTCAGTGACGTAGGTCCGGCCGGACTTCACCAGCACGTCCTGCGCGCCGCCCGCGTCATGGCGGTGGGCCACAGGCTGGGCGATCGGCACTGTAACGCCCCGAGCAGTGCCGCAGTCCTCGTCACGGACGATGACGTCCTGGGAGACGTCCACCAGCCGGCGGGTCAGGTAGCCCGAGTTGGCGGTCTTCAGCGCGGTGTCGGCCAGACCCTTGCGGGCGCCGTGGGTGGCGACGAAGTACTCGAGCACGGTCAGGCCCTCACGGTAGGAGGACTTGATCGGCCGGGCGATGATCTCGCCCTTCGGGTTGGTCACCAGACCACGGATGCCGGCGATCTGACGGATCTGGTGCCAGTTGCCGCGGGCACCGGAGGTCACGGTCCGGTTGATGTTGTTGAACTTGTCCATTCCGGCCATCATGGCGTCCTGGATCTCGGCGGTGGCCTTGTTCCAGATCTCCTGCAGCTCGGTGGTGCGCTCATCACGGTCCATCAGACCAAGGCCGAAGTCCTCCTCGACCTTGGCGACCTGCGCCTCGTACTCCTCCATCATCGCGGCCTTGTCGAAGTCCGAGGTGACATCAGAGATGGCCACGGTGACACCGGACCGGGTGGCCCAGTAGAAGCCGGCGTCCTTCAGGTTGTCCAGGGTCTGGGCAACCTGAACGGTGGAGTACCGCTCGGAGAGGTCGTTGACCAGCCGGCCCAGCTGCTTCTTGTCGGCGACCCTGCCCTGGTAGGGGTAGTCCTCCGGAAGCAGCTCGTTGAAGATGACCTGGCCCAGGGTGGTCTCGATCAGGGCGGGGCTGCCCTGCGTCCACCCCTCAGGCGCCGAGACGTCGTCGGAGGGGACGAACCCGTCGACGGAGATCCTCACGGGGGCGTTCAGGTGAAGGTCACGCAGGTCATAGGCCATCCAGGCCTCGCCGACGGTGGAGAACACGCGGCCGGCGCCTGCCTCGTCCTCACGGACGGTGGTCAGGTGGTGCAGGCCGATGATCATGTCCTGGGTGGGCAGAGCCACGGGACGGCCGTCGGAAGGCTTGAGGATGTTGTTGGAGGAGAGCATCAGGACACGTGCCTCAGCCTGAGCCTCCGGTCCCAGCGGCAGGTGCACTGCCATCTGGTCGCCGTCGAAGTCAGCGTTGAAGGCGGTGCAGGCCAGCGGGTGCAGCTGCAGGGCCTTGCCCTCCACGAGCTGCGGCTCGAAGGCCTGGATGCCCAGTCGGTGCAGGGTAGGTGCACGGTTCAGCAGCACCGGGTGCTCGGTGATGACCTCCTCGAGCACGTCCCACACCTGGGAGCGCTGGCGCTCCACCATCCGCTTGGCGGACTTGATGTTCTGGGCGTGGTTGAGGTCCACCAGACGCTTCATGACGAAGGGCTTGAAGAGCTCCAGCGCCATCTGCTTGGGCAGGCCGCACTCGTGCAGCTTCAGCTGCGGGCCGACCACGATGACCGAACGGCCGGAGTAGTCCACACGCTTGCCGAGCAGGTTCTGGCGGAAGCGGCCCTGCTTGCCCTTGAGCATGTCCGACAGGGACTTCAGCGGACGGTTGCCCGGCCCGGTGACCGGGCGGCCGCGGCGGCCGTTGTCGAACAGGGAGTCCACAGACTCCTGCAGCATGCGCTTCTCGTTATTGATGATGATCTCGGGTGCGCCGAGGTCCAGCAGCCGCTTGAGGCGGTTGTTGCGGTTGATCACACGGCGGTAGAGATCATTGAGGTCGGAGGTCGCGAAGCGGCCGCCGTCGAGCTGGACCATGGGGCGGATCTCCGGCGGGATCACCGGGACTGCCTCGAGGACCATGCCGGTGGGCGCGTTGCCGTTGACCAGGAAGGCGTTGAGGACCTTCAGGCGCTTCAGGGCGCGAGTCTTGCGCTGGCCCTTGCCGGTGGCGATGGTCTCGCGCAGGGACTCGGCCTCAGCCTCCATGTCGAAGTTCTCCAGGCGCCGGCG
The sequence above is drawn from the Nesterenkonia populi genome and encodes:
- the rpsL gene encoding 30S ribosomal protein S12, producing the protein MPTIQQLVRKGRQPKPTKNATPALKGSPMRRGVCTRVYTTTPKKPNSALRKVARVRLGGGVEVTAYIPGEGHNLQEHSIVLVRGGRVKDLPGVRYKIVRGALDTQGVKGRGQARSRYGAKKEKK
- the rpsG gene encoding 30S ribosomal protein S7 → MPRKGPAPKRPLVQDPVHGSPLVTQLINKVLIDGKKSTAERIVYGALDGVAAKTGENAVETLKTAMDNIRPALEVRSRRVGGATYQVPVEVKPGRATALALRWLVGYSKDRREKTMTERLMNEILDASNGLGAAVKRREDTHKMAEANKAFAHYRW
- the rpoC gene encoding DNA-directed RNA polymerase subunit beta', producing MSPESSFGTMRIGLATTDEILNWSHGEIKKPETINYRTLKPEKDGLFCEKIFGPSRDWECYCGKYKRVRFKGITCERCGVEVTRSKVRRERMGHIELAAPVTHIWYFKGVPSRLGYLLDLAPKDLEKVIYFAAYMITHVDEDKRHDELPNLEAEVTQELNHLSTQRDADLAAISKELEDGLAELESEGAKAAEKKKFREGKEKQMAQLRKRADAEIDQIQNTWDRFKSIKVGDLEGDETLFREMRAKYGEYFEGFMGAEAIRRRLENFDMEAEAESLRETIATGKGQRKTRALKRLKVLNAFLVNGNAPTGMVLEAVPVIPPEIRPMVQLDGGRFATSDLNDLYRRVINRNNRLKRLLDLGAPEIIINNEKRMLQESVDSLFDNGRRGRPVTGPGNRPLKSLSDMLKGKQGRFRQNLLGKRVDYSGRSVIVVGPQLKLHECGLPKQMALELFKPFVMKRLVDLNHAQNIKSAKRMVERQRSQVWDVLEEVITEHPVLLNRAPTLHRLGIQAFEPQLVEGKALQLHPLACTAFNADFDGDQMAVHLPLGPEAQAEARVLMLSSNNILKPSDGRPVALPTQDMIIGLHHLTTVREDEAGAGRVFSTVGEAWMAYDLRDLHLNAPVRISVDGFVPSDDVSAPEGWTQGSPALIETTLGQVIFNELLPEDYPYQGRVADKKQLGRLVNDLSERYSTVQVAQTLDNLKDAGFYWATRSGVTVAISDVTSDFDKAAMMEEYEAQVAKVEEDFGLGLMDRDERTTELQEIWNKATAEIQDAMMAGMDKFNNINRTVTSGARGNWHQIRQIAGIRGLVTNPKGEIIARPIKSSYREGLTVLEYFVATHGARKGLADTALKTANSGYLTRRLVDVSQDVIVRDEDCGTARGVTVPIAQPVAHRHDAGGAQDVLVKSGRTYVTDAEGVEFELHDMVETSAYARTLAETVADENGEVLASAGAELGDVLISKLFEDGVKTIKVRSVLTCEAPVGTCAACYGRSMASGSRVDVGEAVGIIAAQSIGEPGTQLTMRTFHSGGVASADDITQGLPRIQELFEARSPKGVAPIAESSGRVRFEEDEKQARLVLTPDDGGEEQVYPILRRATLLIELGENMDQTVHVEVGTQLTRGSVDPKQVLRVLGPRAAQKFLVAEVQEVYQSQGVDIHDKHVEVIVRQMLRRITVIESGETDLLPGELADRFRFQAANKAAFQAERRPASGRDELMGITKASLATDSWLSAASFQETTRVLTQAAMEGKSDPLVGLKENVIIGKLIPAGTGLDRYVQTEVEPTEEAKENLFTGPSMYGSSFDYAGAEGDAEFHAIPLEEYNTDVDFR